One Thalassotalea hakodatensis DNA segment encodes these proteins:
- a CDS encoding secretin N-terminal domain-containing protein has translation MNKTKKHLTILFCVFAMFGCSSTQETQPEKSSGFKVPQSYLNGEEDIVVVTTDDTIPEEQDLLHTDLAQIKNLEPLPRQQVNLRKAEKLSASFSPEPSLSLSVNEMPLNEFLHYALGELLSINYIIDKSVEPSKEKITLNIQEKISPRRLMQLTSELLMEHEVSINFNDGLYFINKPKLNKRAKNVVTAVGRELEDVPQTGQDILQIIPLKYGVKISIEKALRQLVGVQISTDADQSALFLQGKREEILRSLEFIHLLDAPSNRGKNIGLINLTYITSEEFTTQITTLLENEGIPIATNNAGSKNLVMVPIAQIGSIAVFAADKSLLDRVRYWAKLIDKPLQSVTKQYFMYHPQYARAADLGESLSALLGGTARANSKSNTASKSSTGNAPSNTRLTGVSSDDMTLVVDERSNAIIFYTSGNKYQALLPLIKKLDVLPRQVMLDITIAEVNLSDEFKHGVEWAFTQGELSMGTKDAFGVTGIGGFSLALNGADGSIKANFIETNDLIKVLSNPSLLVRDGVSANINVGSDISVVGETTEDPISGDRQTTSSEYRKTGVDVTVTPSINARGIVIMEISQTISNEVPDSSGASGNPNIFERGLKTEVVAQSGQTIILGGLISENTNQGDKKTPLLGDIPLIGHLFKSNGESTNRTELIMLITPRVIDRTDQWQEITDSFKQNLEYLTF, from the coding sequence ATGAACAAAACAAAAAAACACCTTACAATATTATTTTGTGTATTTGCTATGTTTGGTTGTAGCTCAACACAAGAGACTCAACCAGAGAAAAGCTCGGGGTTTAAAGTCCCTCAGTCTTACTTGAATGGTGAAGAAGATATAGTTGTGGTAACAACTGATGATACTATTCCAGAAGAGCAAGATCTTCTACATACCGACTTAGCTCAGATTAAAAACCTAGAACCCTTACCACGTCAGCAAGTTAACCTACGCAAAGCTGAAAAGCTGTCTGCGTCGTTTTCACCAGAGCCATCACTTAGCCTTTCGGTCAATGAAATGCCATTAAATGAGTTTTTGCATTACGCACTTGGTGAATTACTCAGCATTAATTATATAATTGATAAAAGCGTAGAGCCTTCAAAAGAAAAAATAACCCTAAACATACAAGAAAAAATTAGCCCTCGTCGTTTAATGCAGTTAACAAGTGAATTGTTAATGGAACATGAGGTTAGCATTAACTTTAATGATGGCTTGTACTTTATTAATAAACCTAAACTTAATAAACGTGCTAAAAATGTAGTCACGGCAGTTGGTAGAGAGTTAGAAGATGTGCCACAAACAGGGCAAGATATTCTACAAATTATTCCGTTAAAATATGGTGTTAAAATAAGTATTGAGAAAGCGTTAAGACAACTAGTAGGTGTGCAAATATCAACAGATGCGGATCAAAGTGCCTTGTTCTTGCAAGGTAAACGCGAAGAAATTCTCAGATCGCTTGAGTTTATTCATTTACTTGATGCACCGTCAAACCGTGGTAAAAATATTGGTTTAATAAACCTCACTTACATCACCAGTGAAGAGTTTACTACGCAAATTACCACGTTGTTAGAGAATGAAGGCATTCCCATCGCTACAAATAATGCTGGCAGTAAAAACTTAGTCATGGTTCCCATTGCACAAATTGGTTCTATTGCTGTATTTGCTGCTGATAAATCGTTACTCGATCGTGTGCGTTATTGGGCGAAGTTAATTGATAAGCCTTTGCAAAGTGTCACTAAACAATACTTTATGTATCATCCACAATATGCCCGTGCCGCAGATTTAGGTGAAAGTTTATCTGCTTTATTAGGTGGAACAGCTCGAGCGAACTCAAAAAGCAATACTGCTAGTAAAAGCTCTACGGGTAACGCACCCTCGAATACGCGTTTAACCGGCGTAAGTTCAGATGACATGACCTTAGTGGTTGATGAACGTTCAAACGCGATTATTTTTTATACCTCGGGTAATAAATACCAAGCACTGTTACCGCTAATTAAAAAACTAGATGTATTACCACGTCAAGTAATGCTAGATATTACCATTGCGGAAGTAAATTTAAGTGATGAGTTTAAACATGGTGTTGAGTGGGCCTTTACCCAAGGTGAGCTTAGCATGGGAACAAAAGATGCCTTTGGTGTAACGGGAATTGGCGGTTTTAGTTTAGCGCTAAACGGCGCAGATGGCAGTATAAAAGCGAATTTTATTGAAACGAATGATCTAATCAAAGTGCTATCAAACCCCAGTTTATTAGTGCGTGATGGTGTCTCGGCTAATATTAATGTGGGTTCAGATATTTCAGTAGTTGGTGAAACCACCGAAGACCCTATCAGTGGCGACAGACAAACGACCAGTTCTGAATATCGCAAAACAGGGGTTGATGTAACTGTAACCCCTTCAATTAATGCCCGCGGTATTGTGATCATGGAAATAAGCCAAACTATTTCTAATGAAGTGCCTGACTCTTCAGGTGCAAGTGGTAACCCGAATATTTTCGAGCGAGGTTTAAAAACAGAAGTTGTTGCACAAAGCGGTCAAACTATCATTTTAGGTGGCTTAATTAGTGAAAATACTAACCAAGGCGATAAGAAAACGCCTTTATTAGGGGATATCCCGTTAATAGGACATTTATTTAAATCAAACGGCGAAAGCACTAACCGCACAGAATTAATTATGTTAATCACGCCAAGAGTGATTGACAGAACAGACCAATGGCAAGAAATTACCGATTCGTTTAAACAAAATTTAGAATATTTAACTTTTTAA
- a CDS encoding lipopolysaccharide biosynthesis protein, producing the protein MRKDLSAILAVVTGTAGAQIITLAFTPLLTRIFTPEAFGHLGVFVALSTILMPIAALTLPMAVVLTKSNNEAKALSKLSTCIALLACLIFTLFIVLNKPWLVNVLNAQGDGMYLYSVPAVVLFGAMLQLSENWSIKLSLFKLRAKISILHALIINLLKLGVGFFIPYAITLIVIAIVNPLINALLLGLPVKNAIKNETESLPNNDYRQLLARYRNFPLFQSPQALLNALSQSAPVVILAALFGPVSAGFYTFSRTILAIPITLIGKAVGDVCYGRFSKQVNLQQFAQAKKYFVHTTFYLSVVALLPLGIIWFFGPALFSLIFGEKWFEAGVYAQWLSLWTYFILINAPSLKLLIVLKKQKQSLLINIISMPVRIAMLILGGHYGNDEWLALKLFVLASVIHNLVIIALAYISCEQKNKNSNNRAINYDS; encoded by the coding sequence GTGCGTAAAGATCTCTCTGCTATTTTAGCTGTAGTAACAGGTACAGCTGGCGCACAAATTATTACATTAGCGTTCACACCTTTACTCACTCGCATTTTTACACCAGAGGCATTCGGTCATTTGGGGGTATTTGTCGCGTTATCAACAATATTAATGCCAATAGCTGCATTAACATTACCCATGGCAGTCGTGCTTACTAAGTCAAATAATGAAGCTAAAGCGCTGTCAAAGCTTTCAACCTGTATTGCTCTGTTAGCATGTTTAATATTTACCTTATTTATTGTGTTAAACAAGCCGTGGCTAGTTAACGTATTAAACGCCCAAGGCGATGGTATGTATTTATATTCGGTGCCTGCTGTTGTGCTGTTTGGTGCGATGCTTCAGCTCAGTGAAAATTGGTCGATTAAATTATCTTTATTTAAACTAAGGGCAAAAATTAGCATACTTCATGCTTTAATAATTAACTTATTAAAACTAGGCGTTGGCTTTTTTATACCGTATGCAATTACGTTAATTGTGATTGCTATTGTTAACCCTTTGATCAATGCGCTATTACTTGGTTTACCTGTTAAGAACGCGATAAAAAATGAAACAGAAAGTCTTCCAAATAACGACTATAGACAACTGTTAGCTAGGTATCGTAACTTTCCTTTGTTTCAGTCACCTCAAGCATTACTTAATGCACTATCACAAAGTGCCCCTGTAGTGATACTAGCAGCTTTATTTGGCCCTGTTTCAGCAGGTTTTTATACGTTTAGCAGAACCATTTTAGCGATACCTATAACGTTGATAGGCAAAGCTGTAGGTGATGTATGTTATGGACGTTTTTCGAAGCAAGTTAACCTACAACAGTTTGCTCAAGCGAAAAAGTATTTTGTTCACACAACTTTTTACCTGTCTGTCGTTGCTCTTTTGCCGTTAGGTATTATTTGGTTTTTTGGCCCGGCACTATTCTCTTTGATCTTTGGTGAAAAATGGTTTGAAGCTGGTGTTTACGCGCAGTGGTTATCACTATGGACTTATTTTATTTTAATTAATGCGCCCAGTTTGAAATTGCTCATTGTTCTAAAAAAGCAGAAGCAATCGTTATTGATAAATATCATTTCAATGCCGGTACGTATTGCAATGTTAATATTAGGTGGCCATTACGGAAATGATGAATGGCTTGCTCTGAAATTGTTTGTATTAGCTAGCGTTATACATAACTTAGTGATTATCGCATTAGCCTATATTTCATGTGAACAAAAAAACAAAAACTCGAATAATAGGGCAATTAATTATGATTCATAG
- a CDS encoding asparagine synthase-related protein — protein sequence MIHSCKTLRPHHVSINIKGLFGEAEKIESRFYYIGCAYLDEQKLSAVSLYNLTREAVSAGTLKQFILELSGFFSFIINDSDVFVLASDKTRSKPLLYAFDENKKMHVSDSAIYLARKTNKQSLIPLSEQEFQQAGYVTGENTLIEDVYQVRAGHMLTSKCYGFEQVAYYKFIPMNGNKHVADEKLCMQLDDAMKAAINQLIDYAGGRQVVVPLSGGYDSRAIAVYLKQSGYPNVLTFTFGKKNSKEVLISKQVAEKLGFEWHLIEYDKKRWKVVQKSDEFEQYLSFISNYISVPNIQVYPALKALLHQKIIHRNALIVPGHTGDFVSGGHIPHQLINLKASTNIERIVDAIIAKHYKNKVKHENRDDLNIKLTDQLRRISEGQEDSLLAVSLFEAWEFYERQAKFIINSNRYYDFFKVDWWMPLWNENIIFFWQKVPLEYRLNSSLWKKFVEDKYNDISGDRLRYGNVNDHYSSPVKKIRSVFDYFTDENDLYALVPFYRWALRKIKYPHAKGSLFGYLAYKLVMKQKKQLVQKGQ from the coding sequence ATGATTCATAGTTGTAAAACACTCCGCCCTCATCATGTGTCTATCAATATTAAAGGGTTATTTGGTGAGGCAGAAAAGATAGAAAGTAGGTTTTACTATATAGGCTGTGCTTACTTAGATGAACAAAAACTGTCTGCTGTTTCTCTTTATAACTTAACGAGAGAGGCTGTTTCAGCAGGAACACTTAAGCAATTTATTTTAGAGCTGTCAGGATTTTTTTCGTTTATTATTAACGACTCTGATGTATTTGTTTTAGCAAGTGATAAAACAAGAAGTAAACCATTGCTTTATGCATTTGACGAAAACAAAAAAATGCATGTTTCTGACTCTGCAATTTACTTGGCTCGCAAAACGAATAAACAGAGCTTGATACCTTTATCAGAACAAGAGTTTCAACAAGCTGGCTATGTAACAGGTGAAAATACGCTTATAGAAGACGTATATCAGGTACGAGCTGGACACATGTTAACGTCAAAGTGTTACGGATTTGAACAAGTTGCGTATTACAAATTTATACCGATGAATGGTAATAAGCATGTGGCTGATGAAAAGCTTTGTATGCAACTAGATGACGCCATGAAAGCTGCAATTAATCAACTCATTGATTATGCGGGAGGTCGGCAAGTGGTAGTGCCATTAAGTGGTGGTTATGATTCTAGGGCAATTGCCGTATATTTGAAACAATCTGGTTATCCTAATGTGCTGACATTTACGTTCGGTAAAAAAAATAGTAAAGAGGTTTTGATCAGTAAACAAGTAGCGGAAAAACTTGGCTTTGAATGGCACTTAATTGAGTATGATAAAAAACGATGGAAAGTTGTGCAAAAAAGTGACGAGTTTGAACAATATCTGTCATTCATTAGTAATTATATTTCTGTACCTAATATTCAAGTATATCCAGCGTTAAAAGCTTTATTGCATCAGAAAATTATTCATCGTAACGCATTAATTGTCCCAGGACATACTGGAGATTTTGTTTCAGGTGGGCATATACCACATCAACTTATTAATCTTAAGGCGTCAACTAATATTGAGCGCATAGTGGATGCAATTATAGCAAAACATTATAAAAATAAAGTGAAACATGAAAATCGTGATGATCTTAATATTAAATTGACTGATCAGCTGAGGAGAATTTCTGAAGGACAAGAAGATAGTCTGCTTGCAGTCTCCTTGTTTGAAGCCTGGGAGTTTTATGAACGCCAAGCCAAATTTATTATAAATTCAAACAGGTATTATGATTTTTTTAAAGTAGATTGGTGGATGCCTTTGTGGAATGAAAACATAATTTTCTTTTGGCAAAAAGTACCGCTGGAATATCGTTTGAATTCAAGCTTATGGAAAAAATTTGTTGAAGATAAATATAACGATATTTCAGGCGATAGGTTAAGGTATGGAAATGTGAACGATCATTATTCTTCTCCTGTAAAAAAAATTAGGTCGGTATTTGATTATTTTACCGATGAAAATGACTTGTACGCATTAGTACCATTTTATCGATGGGCATTAAGAAAAATTAAATACCCTCATGCAAAAGGTAGCTTATTTGGTTATTTAGCTTATAAATTAGTCATGAAACAAAAAAAACAGTTAGTTCAAAAGGGCCAGTGA
- a CDS encoding Wzz/FepE/Etk N-terminal domain-containing protein yields MKTKNELEEISLTSIVYVLFKHKFLILGFVSIFAVFSVVYALSLPNKYTSHVKLMSNNNAQKDLSSLAGNLGGLAGLAGVSLGGGNDEKVSLAKELLKSRAFLNEFVTKHNILVPLIAADGLDDDKNLVINNKLYDEKANKWVREVFYPKPLIPSAEDVYLAFENILTVESDNKSGVVNISLEFLKPDIAQQWLEWLVEDVNEEIREQDLMEAKSSIKYLENVAQKTNSKVMKETFYQLIEEQMKTLLLTEVRKEYVFKTVDPASYPEDKSSPKRALICIGGTLASGVFIVMLVLVRHFSFSK; encoded by the coding sequence ATGAAAACTAAAAATGAATTAGAAGAAATCTCACTTACAAGCATTGTTTATGTGTTATTTAAACATAAATTTTTAATTTTAGGCTTTGTCAGTATATTCGCCGTGTTTTCTGTCGTATATGCGTTAAGTTTACCTAATAAATATACGTCTCATGTGAAATTAATGTCTAATAATAATGCCCAAAAAGATCTATCTTCTCTTGCTGGAAATTTAGGGGGGTTAGCAGGCTTGGCGGGTGTTAGTTTAGGTGGAGGGAATGATGAGAAAGTTTCATTAGCTAAAGAATTATTGAAATCTCGTGCTTTTTTAAACGAGTTTGTAACAAAGCATAATATATTGGTACCGCTGATTGCAGCAGATGGACTAGACGATGACAAAAATCTAGTAATTAATAATAAGCTGTATGATGAAAAAGCAAATAAATGGGTTAGAGAAGTTTTTTATCCTAAACCTCTAATACCTTCTGCTGAAGATGTTTATCTAGCATTTGAAAATATACTAACCGTTGAAAGTGACAATAAATCCGGAGTAGTTAATATTTCACTTGAGTTTCTCAAACCAGATATTGCCCAACAATGGTTGGAATGGTTAGTCGAGGATGTTAATGAAGAGATCCGCGAGCAAGATTTAATGGAAGCAAAAAGCAGTATTAAATATTTAGAGAATGTTGCTCAAAAGACGAACAGTAAAGTGATGAAAGAAACTTTTTATCAGTTAATAGAAGAACAAATGAAAACTTTACTACTAACGGAAGTACGAAAAGAGTATGTATTTAAAACAGTTGATCCTGCAAGCTACCCAGAAGATAAGTCCTCACCTAAACGCGCGTTAATTTGTATTGGAGGAACACTTGCTTCTGGTGTATTTATCGTGATGCTTGTACTTGTTCGGCACTTTTCTTTTTCGAAATAG